The region GGTAGAAAACAGCAGGAGTTACACTGTAAACTTAGTAGGTGCCAGCAGCAAGGATtctacatacattatctcataaAATCTTTTCAGCAACTCTGTGACTTAACCTCACTTAATCCCATTTTTCAGGTAAGGGAACTGAGGCTCACACAAATTGCCTGTGCTCAGGCAGTTAGTAAATAGTAAAGCTGGGATGCTAACCCAAGTGTCTCTggcactggggccagaagctactAACCACTGCTTTGTTCTGCTGTACATTGGTGTCTGTGCCAGGAGGAGCACCAATGTTAGGCCCTCTGTCTTAGAGTTATAGGTAACTgggaatagagaaaagacagggcACATATGACCTTCCCTTAACCAGGATGAAAGAAAGTTCTAGTGTGTAGGGTTTGCCATAGACGGATAGGAAACTCAAAGATGGGGGCCTTCTTTGTATTTATCTGTACAAAAAAACATTATTAAGAACCTATGGGATGCAAAACACAGGTGCTAGGAATACAGCAGTAAGGCCGGCTTAGTCCCTAAGTTGAGTAAGAGAGTCAATTAAGTTAGGTCATTATACATTCTTAGGTAGAGAACTTTTATTTCAATTGATTACATGTTTCTATGTGGGTATTGGGCTGTTATTTTTAGCTTAGTTTTTAATTGTGAGTCACAGTTAAACTTGAAAGCTGCAATTCTAGGCTAGGGAGTGCCTTGCCCTTTGTGAAGCTGTAGCCTTCGTCTTGGTGGCTGGAGTCACCAAtggaataataattttaaaaataattatataataattttttaaattatataaaaataatataataaaatttgccATAAGCTAGGCACTTCACTAATGGCTTAATAGGCATTATTGCATTTACTCTTCATAAGAGTGCTTTTCATTTATTGGACAAATGTTTGTTACTTTGTCTGCCAGTCTCAGTGTTTTAGGTACTTAGGATGCACAGTGAACAAAAGAGACTTGTTTTTGTTCCTGATTGAGAATAAGTAACTTTCCTAAGATCCACAATAATCTGTGTGTGTCAAGAGCCCAAATTTTACCCATTCAAGAATTCACTAGGTTGGGGCACGATATAACCTGAGCACAGTACTGCTCTATTGCTGTAGTTCCCTCTTGCTTATTCCTTTCACGTACGTGGCATTAGACTGTGTGTGAACCTTTCCTCTCCTTTATGGGAGTCCTAGAAAGCCTGCTTGGTCTTTACTGTCTTTGGCAGCTGGGCTCATCACACAGCTTTTGAGAGAGATCACTTCAGCCTCATTATCTTTAAGTCAATTCTTAATTGTTAAGCCACCCCTCCATCCAAGGCACCTGGGACCAGTAGATCTCCTTTGGAGGCAGTTTTTCCCATTGGGATATGTGGCAGTATCTGGAGACATTATTGATTGCCACACCTTGAGATGGGTGGGGACATAGTTTGCTCCTGTCGTCTAGTAGGTAGAGCgcaaggttgttgctgaacaacCTACGAGGCACAGGGCAGCCCTCCACCACAAAGAATCATCTGGTCCAAGATGTCCTTGATACCGAGGTTGAGGAACCTGGCCTTAGGCCTTTCTCATCATATTAGCTAATATCAGCCTTTCCCCCCCAGAGCCACCCTCCTCAAGGTGCGTGATGTGGTCAGCAGCCACGTGGAGCGCATGCTTCAGATCTATGAGCAGCACGCAGACACGATTGGCCTCGATGCTGTCCTACAGGCTTCAGCTGCGAGCCCCTCTGTGGCTGAAATGTTGGAGTGGTTGCAGGACATTGAGAAGCATTATCGGAATTCATATCCTTTGCACACGTTTCACAGAGCTGTTCCAGGAAGTcattaatttcagtttttcaccagaTTACACAAAAATACATAGTTTAAGTCAGTTCTCTTTGGTTCCTGGACTTGGATTCCTCCTGCATTCCTTTGTACAGTCATTCCTCAAATCATTTATTGAGCAGATGCTACCTTCCAGGCTTTGTTCTAGGTGGTGGGAGATAggctttaaaaaagggaaaatgtgtACAATGTCAGAGGATATTAAGTgccttgaagaaaaataaagcagggagtAGGGAAAGCAAGGGTTAAGGGTGGGCTTGTAATTTTAAGTAGGGTGGTCAGGGCAGGCCTCACTGAGAAAGTGGTTTCTAAGAAAAGACGTGAAGAGAGTGAGGGGAAGAATCGTGTGGATGATTGGGGGAAGAGTGTTCCAAGTAGAAAGagtagcaagtgcaaaggccctgaggtgacaGCGAGCTTGGTCCGTTCGGGAAATAGCAAGGCAGCCAATAGGGCTCGAGCTGAGTGAAAGGGGGCTGGTCTAACAGGTGATGCTGTCAGGAGTCAGGGCTAGGGCTGGTAGGGCCTCCAAGGTCTTTGGAAGGATTTGGGCTTTTATTCTGAGTGAGACAAAAGCTGTAGATAGTTTTGAGTAGAGGAGTAATCCGATCAGACCTATGCAAAGGACCAGTTAGTTGGAGTCCTCTACCTTTTTCTCTCCAGTCTTGCCTGATAGTCGCATCTACTCTCTGGCTGGAGTTTCTACCTTCATTTATTCTTGCCTCTAATTTTGATTTTCAGTTTCCTGCAGCTGCCTCCCAATTGAAATCTCATGGAACTGCAGGCTCAAATGGAGAATTGGATGGAGACCCAAccccaccctccccgcccccaccccattcAGCTCCCTTTTCCTTCAGTTGTAGCGTCAACCCTGTCTGATCACCTAGTCTGTAAACTTGAGGGCTGTCCCCCCATGCCACTGTTTGCTAATTGCGTCAGTGGCAGCATTGGTGGCAACAGCAGTGTGGGCAGTGAGAGCAGTAGCTGAAGCTGCCCTCAAGgagtgcttactgtgtgccaggggcTGTTGTGAGGGTGTTTGCACTCTGCTGTCAGATCCTTCCATTGTTTGCCTGGTGTTTCGCAGAGTTTCCTTCTGTATCCCCACTGCCTGTGCCGTAGTCTCTCACTTGGACCCTTCGTCGCATGCCATCTCTAGGCAGGTTTCTCTGACCCTGCCTTCTTTCCTTAGAAGGAAGAAGCTACCTCCAGGTAGTGGCCATGCTTTACAGATTTATCTTCAGGAGGTCTTGTTCTGATCCTACTGGGTAGGACTTCTCCGTAGCTTCTTGTGTCCCTAGGGTGAGACCCCCCACATTGGTCTGTTTTCTCCCTCCACCTGCCTGCTCAGCTGCCTCGCCTGCCCCTCTACATGCTATTCCATTTTGCACCTCGTTGGAAGATGTACTGTCCTGAATCCATTCCGTGCTTCCCCTTTTCTTTGTCTTGGTTGAAGCTCTTCCTACCAGCCGGAATCTTCCTACTATCCTCTGAAGCAGCGGTTCCCCAACcttcttggcaccagggactggtttcgtgaAAGTCAGTTTTTCCACAgttggggatgggagggagggttcAGGTGGTGATGTGAGCAGTGGGGAGTGGCAGATGAATCTTCGCTTTCTGGACCACCGCTCACCTCCTGTTGTGAGGCTCAGTTCCTGACAGGCCACAGATGGGTACCAGAGAtgggggacccctgctctaaggGGGATGAATTTATCCTCTCAACTTCTGCTGAGTTTTATCTCCTCTCATGTAGAGTcttttcagtttctgttttgtgttttctcaCCATAGTGAGATCCCAGTTTGCAGGGGCAATGCTTCATCCCTTCCCTGTAGCCCAGAACCTTGTCTATAGAGGGGCTCGGCAAAGATCTGCAGCAGAGGTGAGCCTGCCCACTGGTAAATGTAATGATGGCTGTGCTTTTGCTCTTCTGGCTCCTAGGAATGCTCTCAAGGGTATTTTCTTCCTTCATcatatttcattgtctttttgAGCACCTTCCTTAACTCCCCGGAAAGTACCTGAAGAGGAAGtacctcctgtcctcaatccagTGGGAAGACTTGGGAAACATCCAAGCTTTGCCGAGAGCCTGGGACCGAATCTCCGAAGATGAACACCCGGACCTTGTACGAGGTGCTGGTTTTCATGTAGTCCTTCGTGTCTGCTCCTCTCCCTTCTGTGTCTAGCCTCTATGGAAGCATGAAGAAGTTCCCCCTCCTGGTGCCTCTAGCTTTTACAAATCTGGGGTTTTGTGTTTTCTGGAGAGCTGGTATGCCACAtgttctctctcttcctgttctAGATGTCCTCTTGAATGTTTCCTTCTTCCTGGAAGAGTGAAGAAGCCGTGTGTTTATCGGGAGACTAGGGGGACACAGGTGAAGACCGGCATGGCTGCCCTCTGATGTGTCTAAAGAAATGTCAGTATGGCGTCCTGACTTACTGGAAGTGTCAGTACCCAGCGCCTGAGGACTGGCTCTTCAGAGGATTCTGCGGGACATTCCTGATGTTGGGGCTGCTTCAGGCTGGGTCATGGGTGAGGGTACATGGTCACCCCTTGCCCTTTCCTAAGACTCAGGAGagtggacagaggcagagagggtgCAGGAACGGTGGTGCAGAAGAACGCCAGGGACAGAAGCAACAGCCACAGAAGTGGTGAGGAAGGAAAGGGCCGGGGTAGAGTCGGCTCCACTCCCAGCATCATCCAAAGCCCTGAGCCTCGTTGACCCCAGGGCCTGGTCTCCTCTCCTTTTGTCAGTACTTGACTCCTTGATGGAAAAAGTGTGGCTTTAATGATTTAAAGAAGTGGAGGTGATGTTGATGGAAAACTCATTGTTTTCCAGTTGCAGCGGCTCCTTATCATCAAGACACTTTCTAGAGCCTTCCACCAGGGGGAGGTGGTGCAGCATGAATTCTGAGTGTTTTGTGTTTGGAGCTGTTCCCTTGTTGCTCTTACTGACAGTAAGTAACTGGGGATAGTGGGGCTCTTAAAATAACAGGGTTTTCTTTTTACCAAAGCCTGCAGCCAATTTGCTACAGGCCCCTGATCTTGGAGTAGCTGCATGGATGGGAGGTCACTAGCCCAGAGTCAGGCAATCAGGATTGTGTTTCTGAGGCCCAGtgccttcatctgtgaaatggtcaTGGTCCTTGCAGACCTGTCAGCTTCCTGGGCTGGTTAAAAATCTCGGTCATTGGATGTAAAGGGACTTAAGAAAGAATATAGatatttttcaaagtgaaaatgactttttaagtTACAAAAGTGATGATAtgctttttaagaaattatagaaaaattgtggaaaacatttaaaaagtagaaaagcaTAAAACGAACTCTATCAGagatattttatatgtatcttttcaTCGTCCATAGTCAcaatttttttaacaaaacaatTTGAGTATCATTGATACATACTGTTTTTCAAATTGTCTTTAAAAAGCACCCTTATATAGTTTGGCTAGTTTTTCATATCTCTCTCTGAATATAGCTCAACACAATTATATATACCATTCTATGGATTATTATAGTCTtatgttttacatgtattttttaagtcttcatGTTTTTCTACCTgttcgtgcatgctaagtcgcttcagtcatgtccgactctttgcgaccctatggactatagcctgccaggctcctctgtccattggattctctaagcaagaatactggagtaggttgccatgccctcccccaggggatcttcctgacccagggattgaacccatgtctcttgtggctcctgcattgcaggtggattctttatgattgagccaccaaggaagcccatcatgtatataataattgtaaataacCTTAAGGCCTTTAGGTATTAggtcttatgatgtactctgggGACAGAGG is a window of Muntiacus reevesi chromosome 1, mMunRee1.1, whole genome shotgun sequence DNA encoding:
- the AIRIM gene encoding AFG2-interacting ribosome maturation factor, yielding MTEDQALLAVQEALRKCFPVVEEQQGLWQSALRECPPLLASLSNLAEQLQAAQNLRFEDVPSLRAFPDLKERLRRKQLAAGDTILDKLGERLATLLKVRDVVSSHVERMLQIYEQHADTIGLDAVLQASAASPSVAEMLEWLQDIEKHYRNSYLKRKYLLSSIQWEDLGNIQALPRAWDRISEDEHPDLVRDVLLNVSFFLEE